The Blochmannia endosymbiont of Camponotus sp. genome includes a window with the following:
- a CDS encoding sulfate ABC transporter permease — protein sequence MFISTVLLLVPLIVIFVSAFSEGLKVVRVNLIDKDMIHAIFLTVVVVLFTVPINIFFGVLMAWLVTRFKFYGRQLLLVCLNIPIAVSPVIAGLLYLLLYTNDNVIANWLDFYNIQIIFTWLGVVLVTIFVTCPFIVHELVPVMVNRGRQEDEAAVLLGASGWMMFRYVTFPNIRWALLYGAILTNARAIGEFGAVSIVSGLIRGETYTLSLYVELLYQDYNTVGAFIAASLLASISIIMLCIKNYLQSRVKRMN from the coding sequence ATGTTTATATCAACAGTGTTATTGTTAGTTCCTTTAATTGTTATTTTTGTATCTGCTTTTTCAGAAGGACTAAAAGTAGTCAGAGTAAATTTGATTGATAAAGACATGATACATGCAATTTTTTTAACGGTTGTTGTAGTGTTGTTTACTGTGCCTATCAACATATTTTTTGGAGTGTTGATGGCTTGGTTAGTAACTCGTTTTAAATTTTATGGAAGGCAACTTTTATTAGTCTGTTTAAATATACCTATTGCTGTTTCTCCAGTAATTGCTGGATTGTTATATCTGTTACTTTATACAAATGATAATGTAATAGCAAATTGGCTAGATTTTTATAATATACAAATAATATTTACATGGCTAGGAGTAGTGTTAGTTACTATTTTTGTCACTTGTCCTTTTATAGTACATGAGCTTGTTCCGGTGATGGTAAATAGAGGAAGACAGGAAGATGAGGCGGCAGTACTGCTTGGGGCTTCTGGTTGGATGATGTTTCGTTATGTCACTTTTCCAAATATTCGTTGGGCTTTATTATATGGCGCCATCTTAACTAATGCTCGTGCTATTGGTGAATTTGGAGCAGTATCCATAGTATCAGGGTTGATACGTGGTGAAACATATACCTTATCATTATATGTAGAATTATTATACCAAGATTATAATACTGTTGGTGCATTTATTGCCGCATCATTATTAGCTTCTATTTCAATTATTATGTTGTGTATAAAGAATTACTTACAAAGTCGTGTGAAACGTATGAATTAA
- the cysT gene encoding sulfate/thiosulfate ABC transporter permease CysT yields MLFFSVKYVLPGFGIALGSSLLFVCLILLLPLSALVMQLSQMNFYQYWDIITDPALLVSYKVTLLSAGLATLFNAVFGMLVSWVITRYQFPGKKLLDALIDLPFALPTAVAGLTLATLFSTSGWYGSWLSRVGITVSYTWVGISIAMIFTSIPFVVRTIQPVLEEFAEEYEEVAKTLGAGHWQIFSNIIFPEFAPAWLSGVVLSFIRSLGEFGAVIFIAGNIAWKNEVISLIIFIRLQEFDYPAASAIASVILIISLLLLLFTNMFQLRINQRFKGF; encoded by the coding sequence ATGTTATTTTTTTCAGTTAAATATGTGTTACCTGGATTTGGTATAGCTCTTGGCAGCAGTTTGTTGTTTGTTTGTTTGATTTTATTATTACCTTTGAGTGCATTAGTGATGCAATTATCTCAAATGAATTTTTATCAATATTGGGATATAATTACAGATCCAGCATTATTAGTTTCTTATAAAGTTACTTTATTATCTGCTGGATTAGCAACATTATTTAATGCTGTATTTGGTATGTTAGTATCATGGGTAATAACTAGATATCAATTTCCTGGTAAGAAATTATTAGATGCATTAATAGATTTGCCTTTTGCTTTACCTACTGCAGTAGCAGGATTAACTTTAGCAACATTATTTTCAACATCAGGCTGGTATGGTAGTTGGTTATCTAGAGTAGGTATTACAGTGTCATATACGTGGGTAGGAATATCTATTGCTATGATTTTTACAAGTATTCCATTTGTAGTACGTACGATACAGCCAGTATTAGAGGAGTTTGCTGAAGAATATGAAGAAGTAGCAAAGACTCTTGGGGCTGGTCATTGGCAAATTTTTTCTAATATCATTTTTCCGGAATTTGCGCCAGCTTGGTTATCTGGTGTAGTGTTATCTTTTATCCGAAGCTTAGGTGAATTTGGTGCAGTCATTTTTATTGCTGGGAATATTGCATGGAAGAACGAGGTAATATCCTTAATTATTTTTATTCGTTTACAAGAATTTGATTATCCAGCAGCTAGCGCTATTGCTTCTGTAATTTTGATTATTTCTTTATTATTGTTATTGTTTACTAATATGTTTCAATTGCGAATAAATCAGAGGTTTAAAGGATTTTAG
- the cysP gene encoding thiosulfate ABC transporter substrate-binding protein CysP, whose protein sequence is MIIVRIFLKTIRATVLLYYIFYASVFGTVLLNSSYDVSRELFLEINSNFIKHWKDKNPEDTLIIRQSHAGSTRQAMAILQGLRADVVTYNQVIDVQILYDRGKLIPEDWQDRLPNHSSPFYSTMAFLVRKGNPKGIYNWHDLTNEGLKIVFPNPKTSGNGRYTYLAAWNVFFKNSNGNIEQTRFWMQKFLQNVVVFDTGGRAATSTFIDRNQGDVLINFESEAKLVQKQHGSSNYDIVIPKPNVLVEFPVTWIDRNVIRNGTKNVAQAYLNYLYTPPAQKIITKFGYRVNTMDVIPIYQNKSVKSQLFRIEDQYGNWNILMETHFRRGGELDKLLSVGYR, encoded by the coding sequence ATGATTATTGTACGTATTTTTTTAAAAACAATTAGAGCAACAGTGCTATTGTATTATATTTTTTATGCTTCAGTTTTTGGGACTGTTTTATTAAACAGTTCGTATGATGTATCTAGAGAATTGTTTTTAGAGATTAATTCTAATTTTATTAAACATTGGAAGGATAAAAATCCTGAAGACACACTAATTATTCGGCAGTCTCATGCAGGATCTACCAGGCAAGCTATGGCTATATTACAAGGTTTGCGTGCAGATGTGGTTACTTATAATCAGGTAATAGATGTACAAATTTTATATGACCGTGGGAAATTAATTCCTGAAGATTGGCAAGATCGATTGCCTAATCATAGTTCGCCATTTTATTCAACTATGGCTTTTTTGGTAAGAAAAGGAAATCCAAAAGGAATTTATAATTGGCATGATTTAACTAATGAGGGGTTGAAGATAGTATTTCCTAATCCTAAAACTTCTGGAAATGGCCGCTATACTTATTTAGCTGCTTGGAATGTATTTTTTAAAAATAGTAACGGAAATATAGAGCAAACTAGATTTTGGATGCAAAAGTTTTTACAAAATGTAGTAGTATTTGATACTGGAGGGCGTGCTGCTACTTCTACTTTTATTGATCGAAATCAGGGAGATGTATTAATTAATTTTGAATCTGAAGCAAAATTAGTACAGAAGCAACATGGATCTAGTAACTATGATATTGTGATACCTAAACCTAATGTTTTAGTGGAATTTCCAGTGACTTGGATAGATAGAAACGTTATCCGCAATGGAACTAAAAATGTAGCACAAGCTTATTTAAATTATTTGTATACTCCTCCAGCGCAAAAGATTATTACTAAGTTTGGATATCGTGTAAATACAATGGATGTTATTCCAATCTATCAGAATAAATCTGTTAAGAGTCAATTATTTAGGATCGAGGATCAGTATGGTAATTGGAATATTCTTATGGAGACACATTTCAGGCGTGGCGGTGAATTAGATAAATTATTATCAGTAGGATATCGTTGA